CAAGGTCCTTGGGAATCTCGCCGTGGGTCACGATGCACTCCTCGACCGTCGCCTCGAACCTCATCGGACGGAACGGGCCTTTGGTGGTTACCGTTTCTGGGATCGAGTAGCTCATTTCCTCACTCAATTCTTCGTGTGGCCGGTATGCGACGCAAGCTTGGCCGTATACGACCAGAGTAGTGTGCTATCGACATTCTGTAAACGATCGCTCACATGAAAATTGTCGGCGAGAACGCACCGATCGGCGTCTCGACGGTGGGAAACATTCATCTGATCTCCCTGCCAGTTGCCATCAGATAGGGGATCAAACAGGGATTGCACGGTGTTGCAGACGGGCGCGCGCTCATCGGGGGCCGGGCAGCAGTGAAGCAGTCGGAAGCGTCGGTGCCGAACGATCGTTTACAGGACTCGGACGGCTGTGCCGCGAACGCAGACCCCAGGTTCTCAGGGAAACCGACAGGCCCCGCCCGGGGAATGACCACCATCCGCGCACGATGGTGTGTCGTGCGGCTAGAGCGCACCGTCGCCGCGCCCCAATTGAAGTCGTGCGCGACGCGGATGGGCTTTGACGCCGACTGCGACAACGTGCTGACGCTGCAGGCCCGGTGGCGACGCCTGGACCAAGCGATGAAGAGATGGCCACCGACGGGGAGTTCACACGATCGTGAGACGACTGGCGTGTCTGCCGGGGGGGGGGATCACATTGACGGGGTTTGCGTCGGCAGTCGAGATTGGCAATCGGAGCCGGCTCTCCGGCAACATGATTGGGTCTTTCGCGGGTTGGCTCCTACGGAGTACTCATCGGGTGCCTCGCGGGCGCAGGGTCCGATCACCAAGACCGGGAACACCCACGTTCGGCGGCTGCTTGTCGAGGCGGCATAGCATCACTAGCCCAGATGTCACGTCGGTGCGGTGATGCGTTCACGGTGCGACCGGGCTTCTGTGCCGGCAGCGCGCGCTCGCGGAGATGACGGCGACCGCCCGGCTGCATGGCAGGTTGGTGGGCTTCCTGGAGCGGCGTAAGCGACCGGTGGTGGCCAATGTCGCGGTGGCGCGAGAGCTCGCCGGCTGGTTGCTGGCCGCTGGCGATCATGCAGGACTGACCGCCACCCGATCTGTTTCCTCGCCCGAGCCGGTGGTGGCAGCACGTGGATCGACCCGCGACGCACCCACGAGCAGCCGTTCGTGGTGACGCTCGATGCTGGATACGCAGATGTGATCCAGTCGAAACACCGTCCTGCGCTTGCCATTGCCCGAGTATCAGTTCGACCGCGCGTCGCCAACGACACGCTCACCACACGGACTCGCCGAGGCAGCGCCTCACCCTGCCCTGTTGACAAACTTCTCTACATATCGGCTAGTCCGGTTCGCCACGCGAAACGTTGGAACCGCCGGCGATCATGGTGCCTTGGCTTGTGGCGCAACGATTCCCGTAGCGGTCCTCGACGATCACCTCGATGAACTTGGTGCGTCGGCCCCCGCCGAGTGGCACCGCACGGAAGGTGATCGGCGCCAGAGCGGGGCGATGATATTGAATGTGCAACGATCCGGTGGCCGGCAGCATGCCCTGCTGGCTCACGCGCAGCGTCATCGCCCCCATGACCTGGTCCGCGGCGGCGACGACGATGCCGCCGTTGACGGCTCCGTTCGGGTTCGGAGTCAGTGCTGGTCGATCCATGATGAACAGGGCCGATGCAGCCGTGAACTCGACGCACCGTAGGCCGAGATCTCGGCAGAACGGTAACGAGTTGGCCCACGCCACCCAGTCGCCGGAATCGTGGTCCTCCGGGTACCACCACACGGCATTGCCGGCGGCTGGCCCAGCGGTCGGCGTCATGGCCTCGGAGTCTACCCCGGGCACAAACGATCGTTATCGCGACTCCCGAGTCGATGTGGTCGTTGACACACGCACCCAGCATGGTTAATTATGAGATCAATTGCCTTAAAAAGAAGCCACGCGATGTGCTGCTGGCCATTGCCAACAAGGAAGTTAGGAGTGCTGCTATGGGTTTGGCAGACGGGAAAGTCGCCTTCATCTCAGGTGTCGCACGGGGGCAGGGCCGCTCGCACGCGGTTCGGCTCGCCGAAGAGGGCGCCGACATTATCGGATTCGACATCTGCGCTGACGATCCGGCTGTCGAGTATCCGCTGGCCACTCAGGCGGATCTGGACGAAACCGCGGAGCTGATCGGCAAGTTCGGGCGCAAGGCGCTGCTGAGCGTCGCGGACGTGCGTGATTATGACGCCGTCAAGAAGGTCGTCGACGACGGCGTGGCGGAGTTGGGCCGCTTGGACATCGTGTTGGCCAACGCCGGCGTCATGGCCATCACCGGGCAGCACCGTCTCCAGCGCGCGGCCTGGGACGTCGGCATCGACGTGATGCTCAACGGTGTCTACAACACCGTCGAAGCGGCGATCCCGCATGTGCGCGCCGGCGGCAGGGGCGGGTCTATCGTCATCACCAGCTCGACCGCGGGACTCACGGGTGGACTGTCCGATGGGTCCCCGGGGATACAGGGCTACATTGCTGCCAAGCACGGTGTCGTGGGGCTCATGCGGGGCTGGGCCAATGTGCTTGCCAAGGAAGGGATCCGGGTCAATACCGTGCACCCGACGGGCGTCAACTCGCCGATGATCGCCAACGAGGCATTCGCGCGCTTCGTCCAGGAGTACCCCGAGATCGCGGGCATCCTGCAGAACCCCTTGCCGGTGCCCAACGGCCTGTTGGAGCCCGAGGACATCACGAACTCGATCATCCACCTGATCTCCGACGCCGGCCAGTACATCACCGGGACGACCTTCCGCGTCGACGCAGGGTTCTCCAGCAGAGCCTGACCGAGCCAGTTGTCGGAGGCCGGCGCCCAGCTGGTGTCGGGCCGGCCTCTGGCCGTGGACTTATCGTATGGAAAGGCAACAACAGTCATGAAACTCGACGGCTCATCGGCAGTGGTGACGGGCGGGGCGTCGGGCCTCGGCCTGGCCACCGTGCGACGCCTGCTCAAGGAAGGTCCCGCGGCGGTGGTGATCGCAGACCTGCCCACCTCCGCGGGCGCTGCGGTGGCTGCTGAGCTCGGCGAACGAGCATTCTTCGTTCCCGCCGACGTGCGTAGTGCCGACGACCTGTCGGCGGTATTCGATGCAGCAGAGGCCCAGGGCCCACTGCGCGCGGTGGTGCACTGCGCCGGTCGGGGCGGGCCAGTGCGGGTGGTGGACAAGAAGGGTGAGCCGGGCTCGCTGGAGCTCTACACCGAGATCGTCACCATCAACCTGATCGGCTCGTTCAACGTGCTGCGGCTTGCCGCGGCCCGGATGGCGGGCAATGAACCGGTGGACGGGGACCGTGGCGTCGTCATTCTGACCGCATCGGTGGCGGCGTTCGAGGGCCAGATCGGCCAGATCCCCTACGCCTCGTCGAAGGCGGGCATCGTGGGAATGACGATCGTGGCGGCGCGGGACTTGGCCAGCCGGCAGATACGGGTCAACACGATTGCACCCGGGACGTTCGACACCCCGCTGTTGGCCCGACTCTCCGACGATGTGCGGGCCTCGTTGGCGGCTACGGTGCCGCATCCGAGCCGACTCGGCGATCCCGACGAGTATGCGCAGCTGGCACAGGCCATCATCGACAACGGCATGCTCAACGGCGAGACGATCCGGCTCGACGGAGCCATCAGGATGGCCCCCCGGTGACGACCGTGACCGGTAGCGAGGTGACCGCGGGCGTCCAGGTGGACATCGACAGTCACATCGCGGTCATTGCGATCAACCGGCCAGCGGTGCGCAACGCGATCGACTTCGACACCGCGACCGCCATCGCAACCGCGCTTGACGACGTCGAGGCGGCCGTCGACGTCCGGGCGATCATCATCACCGGGCGCGGGGGACACTTCAGCGCCGGCATGGATCTCAAGGCGTATTCGTCGGGCGGTCGACGACCGATCACCAAGACCCGAGGCGCGTTCGGGATCGTCGAGCGGCCGCCGGCCAAGCCCCTGATTGCCGCAGTCGAGGGTGCGGCGCTGGGTGGCGGGCTGGAGATCGCGCTGGCCGCCGACCTGATCGTCGCGGCTCAAGGTTCCCGGCTGGGGCTGCCCGAGGTCGCCCGCGGCCTGGTCGCCACGGCCGGCGGTGTGATCCGGCTCCCGAACCGGATACCGCGCGCACTGGCGTTGGAGATGATTCTCACCGGCACCCCGATCAGCGCCGAACGAGCCTACGAAGTCGGCCTGGTTAACCGCATCGTTCCGGCCGGGCAGACGCTCGACGAAGCCCGCGTGATCGCCGCGGCGATTGCGGCGAACGCGCCGATGGCGGTGCGCGCCGCCAAGGCCGTCGCGACCCGCTCACCGAACTGGCGTGACGACGACACCCGCGAGGCTTTCGCCCTGCAACGCTCCTACACCGACCCCGTCCGCGAATCCGCCGACGCTGCCGAAGGCGCCAAGGCATTCGTCGAGAAGCGCCCACCGGTGTGGCGCGATGCCTGAAGCCTGAATACGTTGGCCTACACTAACTTTCGCGTAAGGAGAGCAAGATGCGCATCGTGCGCGGGGTAGATTTCGGTATCAGTGGTTGGGGCCGGCCGTGACCGCGAGGGCGACGCCGCGAGAGCGCGGTGTCCACACCGGTGACGTTGCTGTCGAGGTTCTGGCCAACCATGTCGCGGTCATCGAAATCCGGCGGCCGCCGAACAACTTCTTCGACGCACCGCTCATAGAAGAGATCACCGAAGTCCTCGACGAGTTGCAGGTTAAGGACGCGGCCAGGGCGGTCGTCCTGGCCGCGCAGGGCAAACATTTCTGTGCCGGAGCGGATTTCGCGGGCACCAGCGGGGCTGCCGAGGTATCGCCCGACGAGGGGGCGCGAGCGCTCTACGCGGCAGCGGCGCGGATCTTCCGCGCCGAACTGCCGGTGGTGGCGGCGTTGCAGGGCGCCGCCATCGGCGGCGGCCTGGGGCTGGCACTGGCCGCTGATTTCCGGGTTGCAAGTCCGGAGTCGCGGTTCAGTGCGAATTTCTCGCGACTGGGGTTCCATCACGGCTTCGGGTTGACGGTGACACTGCCGCGGGCGGTTGGAGCCCAGCATGCCGCTGACTTGCTGCTCACCGGCCGCCGGATCGGCGGCGAGGAGGCGTACCGCCTCGGTTTGGTCGACCGGCTGGTCGAGACGTCGGAGATTCGTTCAGCGGCAGTCGAATTCGCGCGCGAACTCGCGACCGCCGCGCCGCTGGCCGTGCGAAGCATCCGCAAGACGCTGCGCGCCGGGTTGGCCGACGAGGTGGCCAAAGCCACCGAGCACGAGCGGTCCGAGCAGGCCTGGCTGCGCACCACCGAGGACTTCGCCGAAGGTGTCCAGGCCTCCGCGGAGCGCCGCGACCCGCTCTTCACCGGACGATGAGCGCGGTCGATGCCGGACCTGACCGGCGCCAGGACAACGGTTCCGACAATCAAGAAAAGCTGCTCGGACTGCGTCGGCAAGTACGTGAGCTGACCGGGCAGTGGCTCGCCGAGGGCCGTTACCGGCCACGTAGCGACTGCTGGCTTCGCTCCTTCGATCTCGAGTTCTCCCGCGAGCTCGCCGCACGCGGGCTGATCGGGCTGACGTGGCCGAAGGAGTTCGGCGGCTCGGAACTCGATGCGAGGTCACGCCTCGTGGTCACCGAAGAACTGCTGCGAGCTGGGGCTCCCGTTGGTGCGCACTGGATCGGTGACCGCCAGATCGGGCCGGCGATCCTGCGACACGGCAATCCCCAACTCCAGCAGGAGATACTTCCCGGCATCACCAGCGCCGAGTTCGTGTTCTGTCTTGGCATGAGCGAGCCGGAGGCCGGCTCCGATCTGGCCGCCGTGCGGACGGTGGCCAAGAGGACCGACGGCGGCTGGGTCGTCAACGGCCGTAAGACCTGGACCAGTCAGGCCCATCGCGCCACGCACGCCTACCTGTTGGCGCGCACCGATGCCAGCGGGCGCAAGCACGAGGGGCTGTCCGAGTTCATCGTCGACATGCACCATCCCGGCGTCGAGGTGTCGCCCATCATCGACCTGTCGGGCGAACACCACTTCAACGAGGTCACGTTCGCCGACGTTTTCGTGCCCGAGCATTGGCTGATCGGTGTCGAAGGCGACGGCTGGCGCCAGGTGGTCGACCAGCTGTCGTTCGAACGCGGTGGACCGGAACGTGTGCTGAGCACCTATCCACTGCTGGTCGAGACGATCGAGCAGTTGCGGACCGCCGACGATCATCGCTTCGACGAAGAACTGGGTTCGCTGGTTGCGCGGTTGTCAGTTCTGCGGCGACGGTGCTGGGGGATCGCCGAGGCGCTCGACGCGGGCCAGGCCCCGGTTGTCGAAGCGGCGAGCCTGAAGTACTCGGGTACCGAGTTCGAAATCGACGTCATCGAGTTCGCCCGTCGAGTCGGGCTTCCCACCGCACACGACGACGGCCTGGTACAGGCGCTGCTGGCCTCGCCGGGATTCACCATCCGCGGGGGATCCTCCGACGTCCTGTTGTCTATCATCGCCAAGAGCGAGGCGCGCAAATGAGTGAATTCGCCGGCGAACTCGTCGGTTTGATCCAGAATCTGGCCAAGGACGCCGGCGAGACCACAGAGAGCGCCGCGGACGAAATCTCGCCCCAGTGGTCGCAGGTGCAGGAGCTTGGCCTCGTGGGCATCGGCATCCCCGAAGACCTCGGCGGTTCGGGCGGCGAACTCGGTGACCTGGTGGTTGTCGTGCGCGAGCTGGCCGCCCACGCGATCAGGACTCCCATCGTCGAGGCCGCTGTCGCGGCGTTCGCCGCCGGTGTGCCGGAGCCGGGGTCCTTCGGTTCGGTGGTGGTCGATCGCACGGTGGCCTCGCCGGGGGGGACCGTCACGGCCGACCTGTACGGGGTGCCGTTCGCGACCCACGCCGGCGAGCTTGTCATCGTCGGTGACCTGGGCCTGGCAGTCGTGTCGCTCTCGGCCGCGGGGGTAGACGTCGAACCCGCCATCGATATCGCCGGCGCCCCGGCCGGGAACGTGCGCCTCCAGCGCGCCGCCGCTCGCCCGGCGCGCCAGGGCTCCGAACCCGCGGCTGTGGTCGACCGTCTGGGGCTGCTACGTTCGGCAGCTCTGCTCGGAAGCGCTTCGCGCGCATACGAGTTGACACGCCAGTACGTCCAGGAGCGTGAGCAGTTCGGTGCACCGCTGCTGAAGATCCCCGCCGTCGCGACGGCGTTGGCGCAGATGGCCGTACACATTGGCGGTCTTCGCTCGGCGGTGGATCGCGCGATCTCACTGTGCGCTGACGGGGGAGTGAGCCCGACGCGACGGTTCAGTGCAGTAGCCAGCGCCCGGATCGTGGGCGCGCAGGCGGCCACGCTGGTGGCCCGCTCGGCACACCAATTGCACGGTGCGGTCGGGGTCACCCAGGAGTACGGGTTGCACCGATACTCGCGCTCGCTGTGGGCGTGGCGCGACGCCGACGAGCCTGAGCGGGCCTGGTCGAATCGGCTCGGAGCCGCTGCGCGCTCGCTCGGCGAGGCGGAATTGTGGGACACGCTCACGGCCTGAGAGGGCTGTGCTCGGTGTTGCCGACGAAGATTCGACATCGGGCATTGCGTCCGTGACACCCAGTTGCCTATATTGAGACATATTGAATCAAAAATACGAGTCGATGCCGACTCTGGCTCTAAAGGTGGAATCATGGCCGCTACGTCATATCCGACGCCGTCACCCGCACCCCAGGATTGGGTCGAGTCGTTGCGCGACGCACTGGCCGATGCCAACATTCCCACCTTGCTCATGGTGTTGCGGCACCTGACCGGGGACCCGCGCTGGACCGCCGACCCGTATCGGCCCCACAAGGGCAAGCCTTTGGACGACAACGATTCCGGTGGGCTTCCCGTCGAGCAGCAAGAGGAAGTCCGGGCCGCGGCCCTCGATGCCGTCGTCGCGTTCCGCGAGGGGCGTCTGCACCCGGTTACCCCGGGCCCCGACGAGGTCGTGGAGATGCTCACCGCGGCCATGGTGGAGGAGATCCCCGCCGAGTACGGTGAACTGCTCTCGGAGGAGATGGGTTTCATCTCCCGCGAGGTCGAGGTGCCGGCGGAACTGATTCCCGAGGGATTCCACGTCGTCATCATCGGTGCGGGGCTGTCGGGACTGGCCATG
The nucleotide sequence above comes from Mycolicibacterium moriokaense. Encoded proteins:
- a CDS encoding PaaI family thioesterase, with translation MTPTAGPAAGNAVWWYPEDHDSGDWVAWANSLPFCRDLGLRCVEFTAASALFIMDRPALTPNPNGAVNGGIVVAAADQVMGAMTLRVSQQGMLPATGSLHIQYHRPALAPITFRAVPLGGGRRTKFIEVIVEDRYGNRCATSQGTMIAGGSNVSRGEPD
- a CDS encoding mycofactocin-coupled SDR family oxidoreductase, with protein sequence MGLADGKVAFISGVARGQGRSHAVRLAEEGADIIGFDICADDPAVEYPLATQADLDETAELIGKFGRKALLSVADVRDYDAVKKVVDDGVAELGRLDIVLANAGVMAITGQHRLQRAAWDVGIDVMLNGVYNTVEAAIPHVRAGGRGGSIVITSSTAGLTGGLSDGSPGIQGYIAAKHGVVGLMRGWANVLAKEGIRVNTVHPTGVNSPMIANEAFARFVQEYPEIAGILQNPLPVPNGLLEPEDITNSIIHLISDAGQYITGTTFRVDAGFSSRA
- a CDS encoding SDR family NAD(P)-dependent oxidoreductase, with the translated sequence MKLDGSSAVVTGGASGLGLATVRRLLKEGPAAVVIADLPTSAGAAVAAELGERAFFVPADVRSADDLSAVFDAAEAQGPLRAVVHCAGRGGPVRVVDKKGEPGSLELYTEIVTINLIGSFNVLRLAAARMAGNEPVDGDRGVVILTASVAAFEGQIGQIPYASSKAGIVGMTIVAARDLASRQIRVNTIAPGTFDTPLLARLSDDVRASLAATVPHPSRLGDPDEYAQLAQAIIDNGMLNGETIRLDGAIRMAPR
- a CDS encoding crotonase/enoyl-CoA hydratase family protein, producing MTGSEVTAGVQVDIDSHIAVIAINRPAVRNAIDFDTATAIATALDDVEAAVDVRAIIITGRGGHFSAGMDLKAYSSGGRRPITKTRGAFGIVERPPAKPLIAAVEGAALGGGLEIALAADLIVAAQGSRLGLPEVARGLVATAGGVIRLPNRIPRALALEMILTGTPISAERAYEVGLVNRIVPAGQTLDEARVIAAAIAANAPMAVRAAKAVATRSPNWRDDDTREAFALQRSYTDPVRESADAAEGAKAFVEKRPPVWRDA
- a CDS encoding enoyl-CoA hydratase/isomerase family protein; the encoded protein is MTARATPRERGVHTGDVAVEVLANHVAVIEIRRPPNNFFDAPLIEEITEVLDELQVKDAARAVVLAAQGKHFCAGADFAGTSGAAEVSPDEGARALYAAAARIFRAELPVVAALQGAAIGGGLGLALAADFRVASPESRFSANFSRLGFHHGFGLTVTLPRAVGAQHAADLLLTGRRIGGEEAYRLGLVDRLVETSEIRSAAVEFARELATAAPLAVRSIRKTLRAGLADEVAKATEHERSEQAWLRTTEDFAEGVQASAERRDPLFTGR
- a CDS encoding acyl-CoA dehydrogenase family protein, yielding MSAVDAGPDRRQDNGSDNQEKLLGLRRQVRELTGQWLAEGRYRPRSDCWLRSFDLEFSRELAARGLIGLTWPKEFGGSELDARSRLVVTEELLRAGAPVGAHWIGDRQIGPAILRHGNPQLQQEILPGITSAEFVFCLGMSEPEAGSDLAAVRTVAKRTDGGWVVNGRKTWTSQAHRATHAYLLARTDASGRKHEGLSEFIVDMHHPGVEVSPIIDLSGEHHFNEVTFADVFVPEHWLIGVEGDGWRQVVDQLSFERGGPERVLSTYPLLVETIEQLRTADDHRFDEELGSLVARLSVLRRRCWGIAEALDAGQAPVVEAASLKYSGTEFEIDVIEFARRVGLPTAHDDGLVQALLASPGFTIRGGSSDVLLSIIAKSEARK
- a CDS encoding acyl-CoA dehydrogenase family protein, which codes for MSEFAGELVGLIQNLAKDAGETTESAADEISPQWSQVQELGLVGIGIPEDLGGSGGELGDLVVVVRELAAHAIRTPIVEAAVAAFAAGVPEPGSFGSVVVDRTVASPGGTVTADLYGVPFATHAGELVIVGDLGLAVVSLSAAGVDVEPAIDIAGAPAGNVRLQRAAARPARQGSEPAAVVDRLGLLRSAALLGSASRAYELTRQYVQEREQFGAPLLKIPAVATALAQMAVHIGGLRSAVDRAISLCADGGVSPTRRFSAVASARIVGAQAATLVARSAHQLHGAVGVTQEYGLHRYSRSLWAWRDADEPERAWSNRLGAAARSLGEAELWDTLTA